The genome window ttggggaaaaagagggggatggggggtcggggggtggggggaattgggggtttgggggaaattgggggtttgggggaaaaggggggttgggggaaatCAGGGTTTTGGGcaaaatggggggtgggggggtcagggagttggggggggcggagggtttgggggaaatcaggggtttggggaaaaagggggggttggggggatcGGGGGAAATCGGGAGGTGGGGGAAagatgggggttggggggaaattGGGAGGTTTGGgtaaaaaggggggtggggggggtcaggggggaaaggggtttggggaaaagggggggtggggggaaattggggatttggggaaaaggggggggtgggggggtcagggggaaaTCGGGAGGTGGGGGAAagatgggggttgggggggaaaaaggggggttggagggggtcAGGGGGTTGGGGGAAAATCGGGGGTTTGGGGAAagcgggggggttgggggaaaaaggggggtgggggggcaggggttggggggaaatCGGGGGTTTGGGGAAATCAGGGTTTTGGGcaaaatgggggggttggggggtcagggagttggggggggcggagggtttggggggaaatcgGGGGgttggggaaaaggggggattgggggggctgggggaaattgggaggaggtgggggaaggctgggggttggggggaattgggggggttgggggagacGGGGGGTTTGGTGGGAAaatgtggggtggggggattgggggatttgggtgaattggggggttggggggaaaaagggggtggggggaaatggaggggctggggggaaaatATGGagtggggggaattggggggttgggggaaatCAGGGGActtgggggaaattggggggttggggaaaaacgggggggttggggggaattggggggaaatgggggagcCGAGCTGCTCGCGGGCGGCACGCGCGCTTCGGGGCAAAACCCCGGGGGTTTGGgcgcgtggggggggggttggggcgcGTGACGTTGGTGCgtgacgccccccccccctgcgcccccccgcgccccccaggTGCAGTGGCTGCTGGACAACTACGAGACGGCGGAGGGGGTGAGCCTGCCGCGCAGCACGCTGTACTGCCACTACCTGCTGCACTGCCAGGAGCAGAAGCTGGAGCCCGTCAACGCCGCCTCCTTCGGCAAGCTCATCCGCTCCGTCTTCATGGGGCTGCGCACGCGCCGCCTGGGCACCAGGtgcgccccgcggcccccccgcctctgctgccccccccccggctccgggaacccccccccaaacctttcTGCCCCCCTCCACCCCCGATCCCAGGGGGAATGCCAAGTACCACTACCAAGTTACCCCCCCGCTCTGTTACCCCCGCCCCAAGGCTCTGTTACCCCGCCCCAAGGCTctgttacccccccccccccagctctgttACCCCCCTGGCTCTGTTAACCCCCCTGGCTCTGTTAACCCCCCGGCTCcaggaacccccccccaaacctttcTGCCCCCCTTCCACCCCGATCCCAGGGGAAACTCCAAGTACCACTACCAAGTTACCCCCCAGCTCTGTTaacccccccccggctctgTTATCCCCTGCTCCGGCTCtgttaccccccccccagctctgttacccccccccggctctattaccccccccagctctgttACCCCCCCCAAGGCTCtgttaaccccccccccaaacctttcTGCCCCCCTTTCCACCCCGTTCCCAGGGGGAACTCCAACTACCACTACCAAGTTACCCCCCGGCTCTGTTAACCCCCACCCTTCTGGGAACCCCCCCAACATTTTTGCTCCCCCTTCCACCCCATTCCCAGGAGGAACTCCAAGTACCACTACCAAGTtaccccccccagctctgttACCCCCCCCGGCTCTGTTAACCCTCCCCCGGCTCTGTTACCACCCCCCCGGCTCTGTtacccccccccagctctgttacccccccccggctctgttaccccccccagctctgttAACGCCCCCCCGGCTCTGTTaaccacccccccaaaccttTCTGCCCCCTCTTCCACCCCGTTCCCAGGGGGAACTCCAAGTACCACTACCAAGTTACCCCCCCCGGCTCTGTTACCCCCCCGGGCTCTGTTAACCCCCCCGGCTCTGTTACCCCCCCAGCTCTGTTAACGCCCCCCGGCTCTGTTAACCCCCCCCAAcgtttttgcccccccccccgttcccagGGGGAACTCCAAGTACCACTACCAAGTTACCCCCAGCTCTATTACCCCCCCCCGGCTCTGTTACCCCCCCCCCTCTGTTACCCCCCCCCAAcgtttttgcccccccccattcccaggGGGAACTCCAAGTACCACTACTACGGGCTGCGCATCAAGGCCAACTCGCCGCTGCTGCGCCTGATGGAGGACCAGCAGCACCTGGCCATGCGGCAGCAGCCCTTCTCCCAGAAGCAGAGGTAAAAATccgccccccggacccccccccccgcagcacacccccccccacaacccccccaacccccccccccgcccccgcagGCTGAAGCCCATCCAGAAGATGGAGGGGATGACCAACggggtggccgtggggcagcagcagcccgcgGGGCTCTCCGACATCAGCACGCAGGTGCAGCAGTACCAGCAGTTCCTGGGtaagcccccccgccccgtgtaaccccccccacacccccccggcccctgtgaccccccccccaccctcctcgTCCCCGCAGGACGCCTCGCGGACCCTGGCTGAGTTCCCCGAGATCGACCTGCACGGGAAGGCGCTGCCCGAGGGCGCCTGCGCCGAGGACGTGAAGGCGTTCCAGCTGCTCTACCGCGAGCACTGCGAGGTGGGCGCCCCCCGGACCCctctggacccccccccccagggccccgcTGACGCCCCCCCGCCCTTCCCCAGGCCATCGTGGACGTGATGATCAACCTCCAGTTCACGCTGGTGGAGACGCTGTGGAAAACCTTCTGGCGGTACAACCTGAGCCAGCCCAGCGACGCCGCGCCCGTCGCAGTGTGAGTGGGGCGGGGGCtcagggggctcggggggcccGGTGCTGTTACCTGTCCTGATCCCGTCCCTGTCCTGATCCCGTCCCTGTCCTGATCCCGTCCCTGTCCTGATCCCGTCCCTGTGCCTGTGCTCGTCCCATCCCTGTCatcgtccctgtccccatcctgatCCTGTCCCCACCCTAATCCTGTCCCTGTCCCGatcccaaccccatccccatcctgatcccaaccccatccccatcctgaTCCCGTCCCCACGCTCGTCCCATCCCCGtcaccctccccatccccatcccggtCCCAGCCCACCCCATCAGTGTCCCTGTCCTGGTCCTgatcctgtccctgtcccatccccgTCACCCTCCCTGATCCCGTCCCCACCCTAATCCTGTCCCTGTCCCGatcccaaccccatccccatcctgaTCCTGGCCCCATCCTGATCCCATCCCCATTCTCATTCCACCCCCGTCACCCTCCCCGATCCCGTCCCCACCCTaatcctgtccctgtcctgatcccatccccatcctgaTCCCGGCTCCATCCTGATCCCGTCCCCATCCTCATTCCACCCCTGTCACCCTCCCCGATCCCGTCCCCACCCTaatcctgtccctgtcctgatcccatccccatcctgaTCCCGGCTCCATCCTGATCCCGTCCCCATCCTCATTCCACCCCTGTCACCCTCCCCGATCCCGTCCCCACCCTaatcctgtccctgtcctgatcccatccccatcctgaTCCCGGCTCCATCCTGATCCCGTCCCCATCCTCATTCCACCCCTGTCACCCTCCCCCGATCCCGTCCCCACCCTaatcctgtccctgtcctgatcccatccccatcctgaTCCCGGCTCCATCCTGATCCCGTCCCCATCCTCATTCCACCCCTGTCACCCTCCCCGATCCCGTCCCCACCCTaatcctgtccctgtcctgaTCCCGTTTCCCTCCCgctcccatcccctccctgatcccatcctgtccccatcaccctccctgtccccatcccgtcctgATCCCGGTCCCCGTCACTGTCACGACTGCCCCCTGGAGCGCTACCTGTACTGCTGCCGGCGCTGGTGCCAGTGTCAgtactggtgccagtgccaaTACTGGTGCTAGTACTGGTGCCGGTACTGGTGCTGGTACTGGTGCTGGTGCCGGTACTGGTGCCGGTGACGCCGCGCCCCCGCAGGCACGACGAGGCGGAGAAGCGCCTGCCCAAGAGCTGCCTCGTCGTCCTGTCCAAGTACGAGCCCGTGCTCCGGTGGACGAAGGACTGCGACAACACGCTGTACCAGGGACTGGTGGAGATCCTCATCCCGGACGTCCTCCGGCCCATCCCCAGtgagccccggctgcccccccggccccccaacccgtcccggcccccccgtgctcaccccgtgccccccccaggtgcctTGACGCAAGCGATCCGAAATTTCGCCAAGAGTTTGGAGAGCTGGCTGACCAACGCCATGATGAACATCCCCGAGGAGATGGTCCGCGTGAAGgtgggtgcccgggggggggggcggggggggtcccgtggcCGCGCTgacccccccctcaccccccccgcccccccgcagGTGGCGGCAGCAAGTGCCTTTGCCCAGACGCTGCGGCGCTACACCTCCCTCAACCACCTGGCGCAGGCGGCGCGCGCGGTGCTGCAGAACACGGCGCAGATCAACCAGATGCTCAGCGACCTCAACCGCGTCGACTTCGCCAACGTCcaggtcccggggggtccctgtgggctgggggggtccttgtgggctgggggggtccctgtggaCCTAGGGGGGTCCCAGCTGGCTGGGGGGTCCCTGTCTGtgtccccctgtgccccccagcagcagcgtggTTCCCTTGGCACACCACGGGGGTCCTAGGGGGGCCCTTGtaggctggggggggtccttacgggctggggggtccttgtgggctggggggggtccttacGGGCTGGGGGGTCGCTGGGGGGTGTCCCTGTCTGTGTCCAtgtgcccccccagcagcagcgtggTTCCCTTGGCACACCACGGGGCTCCTAGGGGGCCTCTTGTGGGCTGGGGGGCTCTcacgggctgggggggtccttgTGGGCTTGGGGGGTCCCTGTGAGTGGGGGGGTTTCCTGTCTgtgtccccacgtgcccccccagcagcagcagcagcgcagtTCCCTCGGCACACGGCAGTGCTCCTGCGGGGGTCTGGGgaagggtctgggggggggtccctgcaggctggggggtccctgcaggctgggggggtcctTGTGGGCTGGGGGTCCTTGTGGGctgtgggggggtccctgtggaCCGGGGGGGCGTTCCTGTGGGaccgggggggtccctgcacccccagcagcagcagcagcagcagcggttCCCTCGGCACACCGCGGCACTCCCGAGGGGGTCCGTAGAGGGGTCCTCGGGGGTCTCCCCACGGTGCTGACCCCCCCTGCGTtttgccgccccccccccgcaggagcaggcctcGTGGGTGTGCCGGTGCGAGGACCGGGTGGTGCAGCGGCTGGAGCAGGACTTCAAGGCgacgctgcagcagcagaactcGCTGGAGCAGTGGGCGGCCTGGCTCGACGCCGTCGTCGCCCGCGTCCTCAAACCCCACCAGGGCACCCCCGGCTTCCCCCGCGCCGCCAAGCTCTTCCTCCTCAAGTGGTCCTTCTACAGGtgggccccccccggggagaCCCCCCTCCGGACCCAgggagaccccccccaacccagggagaccccccaaaccccgggAGGCCCCCAACACCGGAGAGACCCCCCCAACCTGGGGAGACCAcccccaaccctgaggagaCCCCCCGACCTCGGGGacaacccccccaacccccagaGGCCCCCCCAACCATGGGGAGatccccccccgaccccaggAGACACCCCCCGACCCTGGGgacaaccccccccaaccccaggaGACCCCCCAGTCCTGGGAGGCcccccaaccctgaggagaCCGCCCCAACCCCGGGGAGACCCCCCTAATGCTGGGGAGACCACCCCCAATCCtgggagaccccccccaaacctggGGAGACCCCTCCCAACCCCAGAagaccccccccgaccccgggagacccccccgaccctgggagaccacccccaaaccccaggagACCCCCCAAACCAGGGAGACCCCCCAACACCGAAGAGACCCCCCCAACCCGGGGAGACCTCCCCCTGACCCTGGGAGGCCTCCCCTAACGCTGGGGAgaccccgccccgcccccggggAGGACCCCCCCAATCCGGGGAGGCCCCCAATCCGGGaggccccccccgaccctggGCAGACCCCCGCAACCCCGGGAGACACCCCCAACCCCGAGGAGACCGTCCCAACCCCGGGGAGACCCCCCTAATGCCGGGGAGACCACCCCCCAatcctggggacccccccccaaacctggGGAGACCCCCTCCCAACCCCAGAaggcccccccaaccccaaggagaccccccccccaatccccgGGGAGACCTCCCCCGAACCCCTGGgagacccccccaaccccgagGAGACCCCCCCAATCCTGGggtacccccccccaaacccgaagaggacccccccacccccagggagaccccccccaaccccagaaGGCCCCTCCAACCCCAaggagaccccccccaaccccaaggagaccccccccaacccccgggAGACCCCCCAACCCCTGGGGAGGCCCCCCCAATCCTGgggtaccccccccccaaacccgaagagaccccccccccaacaccagGGAGACTGCCCCCGACCCCGGGgagaccccccaacccccaggaggccccccccgggccccgtGGGGGTGCTGAcggtgtgcccccccccccagctcgaTGGTGATCCGCGACCTGACCCTGCGCAGCGCCGCCAGCTTCGGCTCCTTCCACCTGATCCGGCTGCTGTACGACGAGTACATGTACTACCTGGTGGAGCACCGCGTGGCGCAGGCCCGCGGCCAGAGCCCCATCGCCGTCATGGGAGAGGtcaggggggccgggggggccggggggggccggggggccggggggccggggggccgcccGGAGCCTGACGGCCGCTCTGCCCCCAGTTCGCCAACCTGACGAGCTCCCTCAGCGCCCTGGACCCCGACAAAGGTAAGCGGGAGGGATGGGGAGCCCCGGCACGGTGCGCTGCTCGCCCTGGGGCGTTAACTCTGAGCCCTACTGATGGCTGCATGCTGCGTGCCTGTTAACTCTGAGCCCTACTGATGGCCGCTCGTTAACTCTGAGCCCTACTGGTGGCTGCATGCTGCTTGCCTGTTAACTCTGAGCCCTACTGATGGCTGCTCATTAACTCTGAAACCTACTGATGGCCGCTCGTTAACTCTGAGCCCTACTGATGGCCGCTCGTTAACTCTGAGCCCTACTGATGGCCGCTCGTTAACTCTGAAACCTACTGATGGCTGCTCGTTAACTCTGAAGCCAACTGATGGCTGCCAGCTGCATGCATGTTAACCATAAAAcctcctgctggctgcctgtTAACTCTGAAGCCTACTGATGGCCGCTCGTTAACTCTCAGCCCTACTGATGGCTGTTCATTAACTCCGAGCCCTACTGATGGCCACTTGTTAATtctgagccctgctgctggctgcatgCTGCGTGCCTGTTAACTCTGAAGCCTACTGATGGCCGCTCATTAACTCTGAGCCCTACTGATGGCTGCTTGTTAACTCTGAAACCTCCTGCTGGCCGCTCGTTAACTCTGAGCCCTACTGATGGCCGCTCGTTAACTCTGAGCCCTACTGATGGCTGCATGTTAACTCTGAAACCTCCTGCTGGCCGCTCGTTAACTCTGAGCCCTACTGATGGCTGCTTGTTAACTCTGAAACCTACTGATGGCTGCTTGTTAACTCTGAGCCCTACTGATGGCCgcatgctgtgtgtgtgtgttaaccCTGAAACCTCCTGCTTGCTGCCTGTTAACTCTGAGCCCTACTGATGGCCGCTCGTTAACTCTGAAGCCAACTGATGGCCACCAGCTGCATGCACATTAACCATAAAACCTCCTGCTGGCTTCCTGTTAACTCTGAAGCCTACTGATGGCCGCTTGTTAACTCTGAAGCCTACTGATGGCCGCTCGTTAACTCCGAGCCCTCCCACTGGCCACCTGCTTGCCCCATTACTGGGCCTGGGCAGCAGGTTCCGGGCAGGTGGGGGGTGTCAGTGGCCGCCCCCACCCCACCTCTGCTGTTTCCCCCCCCAAGacgaggaagaagaggaagaggaggagagcgACGAGGAGATGCCGCAGGAGATGGCGCTGGgcgccggggagggggcggcgctgcccccgGACCCCTGGAGCCCCCAGCCAAGCTGCCCCGCAGCGACGCGCGCGGCATCTTCGTCCAGGCCCTGCCCTCCAGCTaagggccccccccggccccccgcctgGTAACCGCCCCGCTtgcacccccaggcccccccccccccgtgtcgtccaccccccccggccccacagcccccccggggatggaggggggcccggggggccgcGGGAGTCGCTGAGCGGCGACAATGTGCCTTAAGCAACGCGCTGGGGGCGTGTgccaagcccccccccggccccccccccccaaagttggggggggggcagccctgggggggggggcacaccggGGGGGACACCCGGGCCTTGGGGATTgttgggggggacacggggggggggggggggggtcatcgctaaagggaaggggctggggacggAGGTGTCCCCCTCTGTCACCCCCAGACCCTTCGGGGAGGGGATAAATGCCAGGGGGGGGCCAAAAatgcccccggggggggggggggagaaattgCGGGAGGGGGCACGATGGAGCCCCCGGGGGTGGGAACCGCCCCCCCAGCACAAAatcggggccccccccggggggatcacgcccccacatccccccccccccatcgcTGCTGCCCCCCCGAACCAGTGccaaacgccccccccccaccccgctgcctTACGACGAGAAACCACCGTATGAAggggccccccggcccccccccggcggccgccgcgctgcagccccccccccgccccccccccggtattAGATATTCTAGTTTTCAATCAAATCTGTGCTTTTGtatgtcccccccccgccccccccccccccccccccgtcgtGCGCGTGGTGCTGCCGTCCGTGCGTCGTGTCCCGGGGTCCCCCCGCGCGCCCCCCCGAACCCCAAATTTCtttcgtttttcttttttttttttgggggggggggggggtcggtgTTTATCGCAGAAATCAGCCTGGGTCTAAAAATCTCTATTTTGGgtcaatcttttctttttttttgagggggggggcgcgggggcccCCGGGCCGTGTGTCGTGTCCGCGTGCCGGAGCTGTTTTCTACCTTTTGTAGTTTCGTAACCGGAATAAATCCTCGGGGTCTTTGCCTCCGCCGCCTCCCAcgctcgggggggggcacggggggggtcaaggggggcattggggtcgggggggcactgggggggaaggggggcggCAACACCCCCAAAACCGCCGGGATTCGCCCCAAAAGCGGCAGGAATGAAAGCGCCGAAAACGTGGAAATGgggatatttatttggggggggggaccccgctgaaaacactgaaaaggaagaaaaacaaaaaacaaaacaaaaaaagaacagcaacaaaaaatccctaaaacggccccaaaacggggtggggggggcacactgagcccccccccccaagatgtCAGCGGCCCCTAGAGCACGATCCAGGTGTAGCGCTCGTTGTCCGCCAGCACCTTCAGCGAGCAGCCTGGGGGCaacaggggggggggggttgagggggggCAGgataaggacccccccccggaccccccgggtgtccccagcccccgggacccccggacCTTTGTGCAGCGCCTCGTTGGTCATCCTGTTGACGTAGCGGCCGCTGCTCTCGGGGACGAGCCACTTCATCACCATGTCCACGCAGCCCTTGCGGTACGAGCTCCAGACGCtgccgctggggggggggggcaaaatatTAGTGGGGGGGGGCAATTATTAGGGTGTGGGGGCAATTATTAATGTGTGGGGTGGTAAATGTTAGtggggtgaaaaaaaatgggggtACGGAGGGTTAAAAATGAGCGTAGGGAGGTAAAaatggggggagaaaaggggtggggggagaaatgAGTGGGGGGTAAAAAAAGTGCGGGGGGGTAAAAATGAGTGtgggtggggggaaatgggcatgAGGGGGGTAAAAATGAGTGTGGGTGGGGGAAATGGGCATGAGGGGGGGTAAAAAAATGGGTGTGGGGGTAAAAAATGGGTGTGGGGGGTAAAAAATAGGCCTGAGGGGTTAAAAAATAAGGGGGGGCAACACAGCCCCCTGAACCCCCCTTGTAGCCCCAATcccacctccacccccccaTTACCAGCAGTGATGCCCCCCCTCaaattttgcccccccccagcacctgccccagccccccccccaaatttttgcctcccccccccagtttttGCCCCCCGCACCTGGTCTGCCCCTTGACCTCGGCGAGCTCCCCGACGCTGACGGTGGCGAAGGTGCCGGTGTTGAGGTCCCAGGCCACCTTCAGGCTCGTGTGGCAGCTCTTgggcctgcgggggggggggggcggctgagCCGGGGGGGCCGCACaacgctggggggggggcacacaacgcgggggggggtcacaagccccggggggggggcgattTGGGGCTCACCGCAGCTGCCCCTCCTCGTCGGGCGAGGGGaaggcgagcagcagcagcccgaTGTTGATGATGACCTGGTTGGTCTCGGGGCACAcctgggggagtgggggggggggggatttttttttaggggggggcCCACGGGGGTGgggcaccccccggccccctccccacctcgaGGATGACGATGTCGTAGTCGCTGAAGGAGCAGAACTGGCGGGCCCAGGCGGCGTCGTTGCGGATCACCTCGTTGATGACGTACTCGAAGTCCAGCGTCAGCTGCTCCACCGTCAGGTACTGCCC of Anser cygnoides isolate HZ-2024a breed goose chromosome 34, Taihu_goose_T2T_genome, whole genome shotgun sequence contains these proteins:
- the RFX1 gene encoding LOW QUALITY PROTEIN: MHC class II regulatory factor RFX1 (The sequence of the model RefSeq protein was modified relative to this genomic sequence to represent the inferred CDS: inserted 6 bases in 4 codons; deleted 2 bases in 1 codon), yielding MPRGAPRAGAAVSPRPPPTGSRAAQSRAASSPRDHSPRPLRKRRRTRGSTNGRAAGRGPRRATRASPNRRAAGEAGVQSELGGGAPRRGPRPPPRRVATVAPVREHGGRHSHGSRGDRAPGNSPRRRPRPRAPPPPAAAAAGPGPERPRGTPAAAPGSSRRRSRGRPRPRPPYVAELPGAAAAAPRAPRRRRPPPPPPPPPQFIVVTVSEGALRPSEAVSEGSPGPPPPGARRGCRRWGPRGGGETGANRGKSEMGGRGGQWGAQGGRGGPLPTSAPPQRLLVQGSVQAKPAAVSPLQISGVQVPQQRSPVQSSSSAAKPGAVPPLQVHGVQEVQQLQQVPVQHVYPGPVQYVEGSDASYSGTAIRSGSYPYAEPPLYPAQNAAGAYYEAGAAPVQPSPRHLAGGRQQRPVPMYVSGXQIIASPPGTAAAAAAAAGTGGGGPGGGGGXGGTGGGTYVIQXGYMLGAAGQSYSHTTRAAPPQVQWLLDNYETAEGVSLPRSTLYCHYLLHCQEQKLEPVNAASFGKLIRSVFMGLRTRRLGTRGNSKYHYYGLRIKANSPLLRLMEDQQHLAMRQQPFSQKQRLKPIQKMEGMTNGVAVGQQQPAGLSDISTQVQQYQQFLDASRTLAEFPEIDLHGKALPEGACAEDVKAFQLLYREHCEAIVDVMINLQFTLVETLWKTFWRYNLSQPSDAAPVAVHDEAEKRLPKSCLVVLSKYEPVLRWTKDCDNTLYQGLVEILIPDVLRPIPSALTQAIRNFAKSLESWLTNAMMNIPEEMVRVKVAAASAFAQTLRRYTSLNHLAQAARAVLQNTAQINQMLSDLNRVDFANVQEQASWVCRCEDRVVQRLEQDFKATLQQQNSLEQWAAWLDAVVARVLKPHQGTPGFPRAAKLFLLKWSFYSSMVIRDLTLRSAASFGSFHLIRLLYDEYMYYLVEHRVAQARGQSPIAVMGEFANLTSSLSALDPDKDEEEEEEEESDEEMPQEMALGAGEGAALPPDXLEPPAKLPRSDARGIFVQALPSS